Proteins found in one Pseudomonas marvdashtae genomic segment:
- a CDS encoding sugar kinase codes for MTASKPRIALIGECMIELQERADGSLQQSFGGDTLNAAVYLARALGDKGSVDYVTALGDDSFSDAMCQGWAVEGIGLGMVQRLPGRLPGLYCIQTDAAGERRFLYWRNEAAVRECFTTPAAAPILAALPGYDVLYFSGITLAVIGEQGRRKLIETLIEARRRGAQVVFDNNYRARLWPSIEAARAAYRSVLPYVELALLTVDDEQALYGHADSEAVFAAYAQLGTPEVVLKRGAEACLICCDGRSYDVPAQRVERVVDTTAAGDSFSAAYLASRLLGGSPAEAAEAGHLLASRVIQVPGALIPR; via the coding sequence ATGACAGCTTCAAAACCTCGCATCGCGCTGATCGGCGAATGCATGATCGAACTGCAAGAACGCGCCGACGGCAGCCTGCAACAGAGCTTCGGCGGTGACACGCTGAACGCCGCTGTGTACCTGGCCCGGGCCTTGGGCGACAAAGGTTCGGTGGATTACGTCACCGCCCTGGGCGATGACAGTTTCAGCGACGCCATGTGCCAAGGCTGGGCGGTTGAAGGTATTGGCCTGGGCATGGTCCAGCGCTTGCCGGGGCGTCTGCCGGGCTTGTATTGCATCCAGACCGATGCGGCCGGTGAGCGGCGTTTCCTGTACTGGCGCAACGAGGCGGCGGTGCGCGAGTGCTTCACCACGCCGGCCGCCGCGCCGATCCTGGCGGCGTTGCCTGGCTATGACGTGCTTTATTTCAGCGGCATCACCCTGGCGGTCATCGGCGAGCAGGGGCGGCGCAAACTCATCGAGACCCTGATCGAGGCGCGCCGGCGCGGCGCCCAAGTGGTGTTCGACAATAATTACCGGGCCAGGCTTTGGCCCTCGATCGAGGCCGCCCGCGCGGCTTATCGCAGCGTGTTGCCCTACGTCGAGCTGGCGCTGTTGACGGTGGATGACGAACAGGCGCTGTACGGTCACGCCGACAGCGAGGCGGTGTTTGCCGCGTATGCGCAACTGGGCACGCCGGAAGTGGTGCTCAAGCGCGGCGCCGAGGCCTGTCTGATCTGTTGTGATGGTCGGTCTTACGACGTGCCTGCCCAGCGGGTCGAACGGGTGGTGGACACGACGGCGGCGGGTGACTCGTTCAGCGCCGCCTACCTGGCGAGCCGCTTGCTGGGTGGCAGCCCGGCGGAGGCGGCCGAGGCCGGGCACCTGTTGGCGAGCCGGGTGATCCAGGTACCGGGGGCGTTGATTCCCAGGTAG
- a CDS encoding peptidylprolyl isomerase — protein MKAQARHILVKTAEEAEQLKQRIAKGEAFDVLAKKYSTCPSGKRGGDLGEVRPGQMVGAIDAVIFKKPLRVVHGPIKSKFGYHLVQVFYRD, from the coding sequence ATGAAAGCCCAAGCCCGCCATATCCTGGTGAAAACCGCCGAAGAAGCCGAACAGCTCAAGCAACGCATCGCCAAGGGCGAGGCGTTCGACGTCCTGGCCAAGAAATACTCCACCTGCCCCTCCGGCAAGCGCGGCGGTGACTTGGGTGAAGTACGGCCGGGGCAGATGGTCGGCGCCATCGACGCGGTGATTTTCAAGAAGCCGCTGCGAGTGGTGCACGGGCCGATCAAGAGCAAGTTCGGCTATCACCTGGTGCAGGTGTTTTACCGGGATTGA
- a CDS encoding PAS domain-containing protein: MNAIPASSDIQQVIARLDWTSSPLGAIETWPQSLRTAVDIMLHSPMPMAVLWGPQLTHLYNDAYARLVGDKHPRAFGQPTHTAWPELREMAEGIYHSVLQGSMRTCRDQQWRMPFSGRLCDVWLDLTYSPVHDESGSVAGILITAIETSERRRLAQEFERRSEASLKAQQESEERLQLALAATDALGTWDWDIREDRFIADAHFALLHGVDPNLSRQLPINAYLEGVHPEDRAMVAHSIKHCITHGTEYAEEYRLLQPDGELRWVFVRGRCYKDRHGRPKRFLGAALDLTERKRTEHALRQSQTELQLIINAMPVLISYVDREERFRLNNSAYLNWYGLTPQELYGKTIREVIGEEAYAARAEQIADALAGKPCSFTVESAHRDGRPRHALINYLPRRGGDGAVNGFYIFVIDETDRKKTEEALRNLNETLEERVIARTQQLAEANHRLQSEMFERERAEEALRHAQKMEAVGQLTGGIAHDFNNMLTGILGSLDLMQRYIASGRAAEIGRFTEAAISSANRAAALTHRLLAFSRRQSLDRKPLDANALVHSLEDLLSRTTGDHIVLRLQMAGELWPVSTDASQLENALLNLVINARDAMPDGGELTIETANVYLDGHDINTLEPVKAGDYVMIAVRDNGSGMTPAVLAKAFDPFFTTKPIGQGTGLGLSMIYGFAQQSGGHLSLDSVPGQGTRVQLYLPRLHVAPAEQAAEPATTDAPAANAGETVLLVEDEPAVRMLVLDLLHALGYTALEAEEAKQAIALLESRQRIDLLVTDVGLPGMNGRQLAEIARQHRPDLKVLFMTGYAQKATERQGFLDQGMDMVAKPFTLDLLATKIRAMINHGK, encoded by the coding sequence ATGAACGCAATACCCGCCAGCAGCGACATACAGCAGGTGATCGCCCGCCTGGACTGGACTTCCAGCCCGCTGGGCGCCATCGAAACCTGGCCGCAGAGCCTGCGCACCGCCGTGGACATCATGCTCCACTCGCCCATGCCGATGGCCGTGCTGTGGGGCCCGCAGCTGACCCATCTGTACAACGACGCCTACGCCCGGCTGGTTGGCGACAAACATCCCCGGGCATTTGGCCAGCCCACCCACACGGCCTGGCCCGAACTTCGGGAAATGGCCGAAGGGATTTATCACAGCGTGTTACAAGGCAGCATGCGCACCTGCCGCGACCAACAATGGCGCATGCCTTTCAGCGGGCGACTCTGTGATGTCTGGCTGGACTTGACCTACAGCCCGGTGCATGACGAGAGCGGCAGCGTAGCGGGAATCCTGATCACCGCCATCGAGACCAGCGAACGGCGACGCCTGGCCCAGGAGTTCGAGCGGCGCTCCGAGGCCAGCCTCAAGGCCCAGCAGGAAAGCGAAGAACGCCTGCAACTGGCGCTGGCGGCCACCGATGCGCTGGGCACCTGGGATTGGGACATCCGCGAAGATCGCTTCATCGCCGACGCGCATTTCGCGCTGCTCCATGGCGTCGATCCGAATCTGTCGCGCCAATTACCCATCAACGCCTACCTCGAAGGCGTGCATCCCGAAGACCGGGCGATGGTCGCGCACAGCATCAAGCATTGCATCACCCACGGCACCGAATACGCCGAGGAATACCGCCTGCTGCAGCCTGACGGAGAGCTGCGCTGGGTGTTCGTACGCGGACGTTGCTACAAGGATCGCCATGGCCGGCCCAAGCGTTTTCTCGGCGCGGCGCTGGACTTGACCGAACGCAAACGCACCGAACACGCCCTGCGCCAAAGCCAGACCGAGCTGCAATTGATCATCAACGCCATGCCGGTGCTGATCAGCTACGTCGACCGCGAAGAACGCTTCCGGCTCAATAACAGCGCCTACCTGAACTGGTATGGGCTGACCCCGCAGGAGCTGTACGGCAAGACCATTCGCGAAGTCATCGGCGAGGAAGCCTACGCGGCCCGCGCTGAACAGATCGCCGACGCCCTGGCAGGCAAGCCGTGCAGCTTCACCGTTGAATCGGCTCACCGTGACGGCCGGCCGCGCCATGCCTTGATCAATTACCTGCCCCGCCGTGGCGGTGACGGAGCGGTGAACGGCTTCTACATCTTTGTGATCGACGAGACCGACCGCAAGAAAACCGAGGAAGCCCTGCGTAACCTCAACGAAACGCTGGAAGAACGGGTCATTGCCCGCACCCAGCAATTGGCCGAAGCCAACCATCGCCTGCAAAGCGAAATGTTCGAACGCGAGCGTGCCGAGGAAGCGCTGCGCCATGCGCAGAAAATGGAAGCGGTGGGCCAGCTCACGGGCGGCATCGCCCATGACTTCAACAATATGCTCACAGGTATTCTCGGCAGCCTGGACCTGATGCAGCGCTACATCGCCTCCGGCCGCGCTGCCGAGATAGGCCGTTTTACCGAAGCGGCCATTTCCTCGGCCAACCGCGCCGCCGCCCTGACCCATCGCCTGCTGGCCTTCTCCCGGCGCCAGTCGCTGGACCGCAAGCCATTGGATGCCAACGCCCTGGTGCATTCACTCGAAGACTTGCTGAGCCGGACCACGGGCGATCACATCGTCCTGCGGCTGCAAATGGCCGGTGAGCTGTGGCCGGTCAGCACCGATGCCAGCCAACTGGAAAATGCCCTGCTCAACCTGGTGATCAATGCCCGGGACGCAATGCCTGACGGCGGCGAATTGACCATCGAAACCGCCAACGTCTACCTCGACGGCCACGACATCAACACTCTGGAACCGGTAAAAGCTGGCGATTACGTGATGATCGCCGTGCGCGACAACGGCAGCGGCATGACGCCTGCGGTTCTGGCAAAGGCCTTCGATCCGTTCTTTACCACCAAGCCCATCGGCCAGGGCACCGGCCTGGGGTTGTCGATGATCTACGGATTTGCCCAGCAATCCGGTGGGCACCTGAGCCTGGACAGCGTGCCAGGCCAAGGCACGCGCGTGCAGCTGTACCTGCCGCGGCTGCACGTTGCGCCGGCCGAGCAGGCTGCCGAACCGGCGACCACCGACGCACCGGCAGCCAACGCCGGCGAAACCGTGCTGCTGGTGGAAGACGAACCGGCGGTGCGCATGTTGGTGCTCGATCTGCTGCACGCCTTGGGCTATACCGCGCTCGAAGCCGAAGAGGCCAAACAGGCCATTGCGTTGCTGGAGTCCAGGCAGCGCATCGATCTGCTGGTGACCGATGTCGGCCTGCCGGGCATGAATGGCCGGCAGTTGGCGGAAATCGCCCGCCAGCACAGGCCCGACTTGAAAGTATTGTTCATGACCGGTTACGCACAGAAAGCCACCGAGCGCCAAGGGTTCCTGGATCAAGGCATGGATATGGTCGCCAAGCCGTTCACCCTGGATCTGCTGGCCACCAAAATTCGGGCGATGATCAACCATGGCAAGTGA